Proteins co-encoded in one Streptococcus pyogenes genomic window:
- the sic gene encoding complement-mediated lysis inhibitor Sic, translating into MNIRNKIENSKTLLFTSLVAVALLGATQPVSAETYTSRNFDWSGDDWPEDDWSGDGLSKYDRSGVGLSQYGWSQYGWSSDKEEWPEDWPEDDWSSDKKDETEDKTRPPYGEALGTGYEKRDDWGGPGTVATDPYTPPYGGALGTGYEKRDDWGGPGTVAIDPYTPPYGEALGTGYEKRDDWRGPGHIPKPENEQSPNPSHIPEPPQIEWPQWNGFDELSFGPSDWGQSEDAPRFPSEPRVPEKPQHTPQKNPQESDFDRGFSAGLKAKNSGRGIDFEGFQYGGWSDEYKKGYMQAFGTPYTPSAT; encoded by the coding sequence ATGAATATTAGAAATAAGATTGAAAATAGTAAAACACTACTATTTACATCCCTTGTAGCCGTGGCTCTACTAGGAGCTACACAACCAGTTTCAGCCGAAACGTATACATCACGCAATTTTGACTGGTCTGGAGATGACTGGCCTGAAGATGACTGGTCTGGAGATGGTTTGTCTAAATATGACCGGTCTGGAGTTGGTTTGTCTCAATATGGCTGGTCTCAATATGGCTGGTCTAGCGATAAAGAAGAATGGCCTGAAGATTGGCCTGAAGATGACTGGTCTAGCGATAAAAAAGATGAGACAGAAGATAAAACGAGACCACCATATGGAGAAGCATTAGGTACAGGGTATGAAAAACGTGATGATTGGGGAGGACCTGGTACGGTGGCAACTGACCCTTACACTCCACCATATGGAGGAGCATTAGGTACAGGGTATGAAAAACGTGATGATTGGGGAGGACCTGGTACGGTAGCAATTGACCCTTACACTCCACCATATGGAGAAGCATTAGGTACAGGGTATGAAAAACGTGATGATTGGAGAGGACCTGGACATATTCCTAAACCTGAGAACGAACAATCACCAAACCCATCTCATATTCCTGAACCTCCTCAGATTGAGTGGCCTCAGTGGAATGGCTTTGATGAATTATCATTTGGCCCCTCTGATTGGGGCCAATCTGAGGACGCCCCTCGTTTCCCAAGTGAACCTCGTGTGCCAGAAAAACCGCAACATACTCCTCAAAAAAATCCACAAGAATCAGATTTTGATAGAGGGTTTTCAGCTGGCTTGAAAGCAAAAAACTCAGGTAGAGGTATTGATTTTGAAGGTTTCCAGTATGGTGGCTGGTCAGACGAATATAAAAAAGGTTACATGCAAGCCTTCGGTACACCATATACACCATCAGCAACGTAA
- a CDS encoding YSIRK-type signal peptide-containing protein (The YSIRK form of extended signal peptide directs nascent proteins to the cross-wall site, while signal peptides lacking YSIRK direct proteins instead to the cell pole. A large fraction of YSIRK proteins are surface proteins anchored by sortase-mediated processing of a C-terminal LPXTG motif.), with protein sequence MTRQQTKKNYSLRKLKTGTASVAVALTVLGAGFANQTTVKAEGAKIDWQEEYKKLDEDNAKLVEVVETTSLENEKLKSENEENKKNLDKLSKENQGKLEKLELDYLKKLDHEHKEHQKEQQEQEERQKNQEQLERKYQREVEKRYQEQLQKQQQLETEKQISEASRKSLSRDLEASRAAKKDLEAEHQKLEAEHQKLKEDKQISDASRQGLSRDLEASRAAKKELEANHQKLEAEHQKLKEDKQISDASRQGLSRDLEASRAAKKELEANHQKLEAEAKALKEQLAKQAEELAKLRAGKASDSQTPDTKPGNKAVPGKGQAPQAGTKPNQNKAPMKETKRQLPSTGETANPFFTAAALTVMATAGVAAVVKRKEEN encoded by the coding sequence ATGACTAGACAACAAACCAAGAAAAATTATTCACTACGGAAACTAAAAACCGGTACGGCTTCAGTAGCCGTTGCTTTGACCGTTTTGGGCGCAGGTTTTGCAAACCAAACAACAGTTAAGGCGGAAGGGGCTAAAATTGATTGGCAAGAAGAGTATAAAAAGTTAGACGAAGATAATGCTAAACTTGTTGAGGTTGTTGAAACCACAAGTTTGGAAAACGAAAAACTCAAGAGTGAGAATGAGGAGAATAAGAAAAATTTAGACAAACTTAGCAAAGAAAATCAAGGAAAGCTCGAAAAATTGGAGCTTGACTATCTCAAAAAATTAGATCACGAGCACAAAGAGCACCAAAAAGAACAACAAGAACAAGAAGAGCGACAAAAAAATCAAGAACAATTAGAACGTAAATACCAACGAGAAGTAGAAAAACGTTATCAAGAACAACTCCAAAAACAACAACAATTAGAAACAGAAAAGCAAATCTCAGAAGCTAGTCGTAAGAGCCTAAGCCGTGACCTTGAAGCGTCTCGTGCAGCTAAAAAAGACCTTGAAGCTGAGCACCAAAAACTTGAAGCTGAGCACCAAAAACTTAAAGAAGACAAACAAATCTCAGACGCAAGTCGTCAAGGCCTAAGCCGTGACCTTGAAGCGTCTCGTGCAGCTAAAAAAGAGCTTGAAGCAAATCACCAAAAACTTGAAGCTGAGCACCAAAAACTTAAAGAAGACAAACAAATCTCAGACGCAAGTCGTCAAGGCCTAAGCCGTGACCTTGAAGCGTCTCGTGCAGCTAAAAAAGAGCTTGAAGCAAATCACCAAAAACTTGAAGCAGAAGCAAAAGCACTCAAAGAACAATTAGCGAAACAAGCTGAAGAACTTGCAAAACTAAGAGCTGGAAAAGCATCAGACTCACAAACCCCTGATACAAAACCAGGAAACAAAGCTGTTCCAGGTAAAGGTCAAGCACCACAAGCAGGTACAAAACCTAACCAAAACAAAGCACCAATGAAGGAAACTAAGAGACAGTTACCATCAACAGGTGAAACAGCTAACCCATTCTTCACAGCGGCAGCCCTTACTGTTATGGCAACAGCTGGAGTAGCAGCAGTTGTAAAACGCAAAGAAGAAAACTAA
- the emm gene encoding M protein, which translates to MAKNNTNRHYSLRKLKTGTASVAVALTVLGAGFANQTEVKANGDGNPREVIEDLAANNPAIQNIRLRHENKDLKARLENAMEVAGRDFKRAEELEKAKQALEDQRKDLETKLKELQQDYDLAKESTSWDRQRLEKELEEKKEALELAIDQASRDYHRATALEKELEEKKKALELAIDQASQDYNRANVLEKELETITREQEINRNLLGNAKLELDQLSSEKEQLTIEKAKLEEEKQISDASRQSLRRDLDASREAKKQVEKDLANLTAELDKVKEDKQISDASRQGLRRDLDASREAKKQVEKDLANLTAELDKVKEEKQISDASRQGLRRDLDASREAKKQVEKALEEANSKLAALEKLNKELEESKKLTEKEKAELQAKLEAEAKALKEQLAKQAEELAKLRAGKASDSQTPDTKPGNKAVPGKGQAPQAGTKPNQNKAPMKETKRQLPSTGETANPFFTAAALTVMATAGVAAVVKRKEEN; encoded by the coding sequence ATGGCTAAAAATAACACGAATAGACACTATTCGCTTAGAAAATTAAAAACAGGAACGGCTTCAGTAGCGGTAGCTTTGACTGTTTTAGGGGCAGGTTTTGCGAATCAAACAGAGGTTAAGGCTAACGGTGATGGTAATCCTAGGGAAGTTATAGAAGATCTTGCAGCAAACAATCCCGCAATACAAAATATACGTTTACGTCACGAAAACAAGGACTTAAAAGCGAGATTAGAGAATGCAATGGAAGTTGCAGGAAGAGATTTTAAGAGAGCTGAAGAACTTGAAAAAGCAAAACAAGCCTTAGAAGACCAGCGTAAAGATTTAGAAACTAAATTAAAAGAACTACAACAAGACTATGACTTAGCAAAGGAATCAACAAGTTGGGATAGACAAAGACTTGAAAAAGAGTTAGAAGAGAAAAAGGAAGCTCTTGAATTAGCGATAGACCAGGCAAGTCGGGACTACCATAGAGCTACCGCTTTAGAAAAAGAGTTAGAAGAGAAAAAGAAAGCTCTTGAATTAGCGATAGACCAAGCGAGTCAGGACTATAATAGAGCTAACGTCTTAGAAAAAGAGTTAGAAACGATTACTAGAGAACAAGAGATTAATCGTAATCTTTTAGGCAATGCAAAACTTGAACTTGATCAACTTTCATCTGAAAAAGAGCAGCTAACGATCGAAAAAGCAAAACTTGAGGAAGAAAAACAAATCTCAGACGCAAGTCGTCAAAGCCTTCGTCGTGACTTGGACGCATCACGTGAAGCTAAGAAACAGGTTGAAAAAGATTTAGCAAACTTGACTGCTGAACTTGATAAGGTTAAAGAAGACAAACAAATCTCAGACGCAAGCCGTCAAGGCCTTCGCCGTGACTTGGACGCATCACGTGAAGCTAAGAAACAGGTTGAAAAAGATTTAGCAAACTTGACTGCTGAACTTGATAAGGTTAAAGAAGAAAAACAAATCTCAGACGCAAGCCGTCAAGGCCTTCGCCGTGACTTGGACGCATCACGTGAAGCTAAGAAACAAGTTGAAAAAGCTTTAGAAGAAGCAAACAGCAAATTAGCTGCTCTTGAAAAACTTAACAAAGAGCTTGAAGAAAGCAAGAAATTAACAGAAAAAGAAAAAGCTGAACTACAAGCAAAACTTGAAGCAGAAGCAAAAGCACTCAAAGAACAATTAGCGAAACAAGCTGAAGAACTCGCAAAACTAAGAGCTGGAAAAGCATCAGACTCACAAACCCCTGATACAAAACCAGGAAACAAAGCTGTTCCAGGTAAAGGTCAAGCACCACAAGCAGGTACAAAACCTAACCAAAACAAAGCACCAATGAAGGAAACTAAGAGACAGTTACCATCAACAGGTGAAACAGCTAACCCATTCTTCACAGCGGCAGCCCTTACTGTTATGGCAACAGCTGGAGTAGCAGCAGTTGTAAAACGCAAAGAAGAAAACTAA
- the mga gene encoding virulence factor transcriptional regulator Mga, which translates to MYVSKLFTSQQWRELKLISYVTENADAIGVKDKELSKALNISMLTLQTCLTNMQFMKEVGGITYKNGYITIWYHQHCGLQEVYQKALRHSQSFKLLETLFFRDFNSLEELAEELFVSLSTLKRLIKKTNAYLMHTFGITILTSPVQVSGDEHQIRLFYLKYFSEAYKISEWPFGEILNLKNCERLLSLMIKEVDVRVNFTLFQHLKILSSVNLIRYYKGHSAVYDNKKTSQRFSQLIQSSLEFQDLSRLFHLKFGLYLDETTIAEMFSNHVNDQLEIGYAFDSIKQDSPTGCRKVTNWVHLLDELEIRLNLSVTNKYEVAVILHNTTVLKEEDITANYLFFDYKKSYLNFYKQEHPHLYKAFVAGVEKLMRSEKEPISTELTNQLIYAFFITWENSFLKVNQKDEKIRLLVIERSFNSVGNFLKKYVGEFFSITNFNELDALTIDLEEIEKQYDVIVTDVMVGKSEELEIFFFHKMIPEAIIDKLNAFLNISFADSLPLDKPINPLDFHRKEVILPTPPNKLHAPLHNLDSLTVATQKQIHH; encoded by the coding sequence ATGTATGTAAGTAAGTTGTTTACAAGTCAACAGTGGAGAGAACTAAAATTAATCTCATACGTAACAGAAAACGCTGACGCCATTGGCGTCAAAGATAAAGAACTCAGCAAAGCTCTCAACATCTCCATGTTAACATTGCAAACATGTCTCACTAACATGCAATTTATGAAGGAAGTGGGAGGAATTACCTATAAAAATGGTTATATTACAATCTGGTACCATCAACATTGCGGTTTGCAAGAAGTCTATCAGAAAGCTCTGAGACACTCTCAATCATTTAAATTGCTGGAGACCCTTTTTTTCAGAGACTTCAACTCTTTGGAAGAATTAGCTGAAGAGCTCTTTGTGAGCCTTTCAACACTCAAGCGTCTCATCAAAAAAACCAATGCCTATTTGATGCATACCTTTGGTATTACTATTTTAACTAGTCCCGTACAAGTATCAGGAGATGAACACCAGATTCGACTATTTTACCTCAAGTATTTTTCGGAAGCCTATAAAATCTCAGAGTGGCCTTTTGGGGAAATCCTAAACTTAAAGAACTGTGAGCGGCTACTCAGTTTAATGATAAAAGAGGTCGATGTGAGGGTTAATTTTACATTATTTCAGCACCTTAAAATACTAAGCTCAGTTAACTTGATTCGTTATTACAAGGGACACTCTGCCGTCTACGACAACAAAAAAACCAGTCAACGTTTTTCTCAGCTCATCCAATCATCCTTAGAATTCCAAGACCTTTCACGCTTGTTTCACCTCAAATTTGGACTATACCTAGATGAGACTACCATAGCTGAGATGTTCTCTAATCACGTTAATGACCAATTAGAAATCGGTTATGCGTTTGATAGCATCAAACAAGACTCACCAACGGGCTGTCGAAAAGTGACCAACTGGGTTCATCTCCTTGATGAGTTAGAAATCAGGCTCAATCTCAGCGTCACCAACAAATACGAAGTAGCTGTCATCCTTCATAACACTACCGTATTGAAAGAAGAAGATATCACAGCTAATTACCTATTTTTCGATTACAAAAAAAGTTACCTCAACTTTTACAAGCAAGAACACCCTCATCTTTATAAAGCATTTGTAGCAGGTGTAGAAAAACTGATGCGTTCAGAGAAAGAACCTATCAGCACAGAGTTGACTAACCAATTGATCTACGCCTTTTTCATCACTTGGGAAAATAGTTTCCTAAAAGTAAATCAAAAAGATGAAAAAATTCGTCTTCTGGTGATTGAAAGAAGTTTTAACAGTGTTGGTAATTTCCTAAAAAAGTACGTCGGAGAGTTTTTTAGCATCACAAACTTCAATGAGCTAGATGCTCTGACCATCGATCTAGAAGAGATTGAAAAACAGTATGATGTGATCGTGACAGATGTTATGGTAGGAAAAAGCGAAGAGCTAGAAATTTTCTTTTTCCACAAAATGATTCCAGAAGCGATTATTGACAAGCTCAATGCGTTTTTAAACATCAGCTTTGCAGACAGCTTGCCACTAGACAAACCCATCAACCCCTTGGACTTTCATCGCAAAGAGGTTATCTTACCCACTCCCCCCAACAAGTTGCATGCCCCCCTCCACAACTTAGACAGCCTAACTGTAGCAACTCAAAAACAGATTCATCATTAA
- a CDS encoding CHAP domain-containing protein encodes MKKRKLLAVTLLSTILLNSAVPLVVADTSLRNSTSSTDQPTTADTDTDDESETPKKDKKSKETASQHDTQKDHKPSHTHPTPPSNDTKQTDQASSEATDKPNKDKNDTKQPDSSDQSTPSPKDQSSQKESQNKDGRPTPSPDQQKDQTPDKTPEKSADKTPEKGPEKATDKTPEPNRDAPKPIQPPLAAAPVFIPWRESDKDLSKLKPSSRSSAAYVRHWTGDSAYTHNLLSRRYGITAEQLDGFLNSLGIHYDKERLNGKRLLEWEKLTGLDVRAIVAIAMAESSLGTQGVAKEKGANMFGYGAFDFNPNNAKKYSDEVAIRHMVEDTIIANKNQTFERQDLKAKKWSLGQLDTLIDGGVYFTDTSGSGQRRADIMTKLDQWIDDHGSTPEIPEHLKITSGTQFSEVPVGYKRSQPQNVLTYKSETYSFGQCTWYAYNRVKELGYQVDRYMGNGGDWQRKPGFVTTHKPKVGYVVSFAPGQAGADATYGHVAVVEQIKEDGSILISESNVMGLGTISYRTFTAEQASLLTYVVGDKLPRP; translated from the coding sequence ATGAAGAAAAGGAAATTGTTAGCAGTAACACTATTAAGTACCATACTCTTAAACAGTGCAGTGCCATTAGTTGTTGCTGATACCTCCTTGCGTAATAGCACATCATCCACTGATCAGCCTACTACAGCAGATACTGATACGGATGACGAGAGTGAAACACCAAAAAAAGACAAAAAAAGCAAGGAAACAGCGTCGCAGCACGACACCCAAAAAGACCATAAGCCATCACACACTCACCCAACCCCCCCTTCAAATGATACTAAGCAGACCGATCAGGCATCATCTGAAGCTACTGACAAACCAAATAAAGACAAAAACGACACCAAGCAACCAGACAGCAGTGATCAATCCACCCCATCTCCCAAAGACCAGTCGTCTCAAAAAGAGTCACAAAACAAAGACGGCCGACCTACCCCATCACCTGATCAGCAAAAAGATCAGACACCTGATAAAACACCAGAAAAATCAGCTGATAAAACCCCTGAAAAAGGACCAGAAAAAGCAACTGATAAAACACCAGAGCCAAATCGTGACGCTCCAAAACCCATCCAACCTCCTTTAGCAGCTGCTCCTGTCTTTATACCTTGGAGAGAAAGTGACAAAGACCTGAGCAAGCTAAAACCAAGCAGTCGCTCATCAGCGGCTTACGTGAGACACTGGACAGGTGACTCTGCCTACACTCACAACCTGTTGTCACGCCGTTATGGGATTACTGCTGAACAGCTAGATGGTTTTTTGAACAGTCTAGGTATTCACTATGATAAAGAACGCTTAAACGGAAAGCGTTTATTAGAATGGGAAAAACTAACAGGACTAGACGTTCGAGCTATCGTAGCTATTGCAATGGCAGAAAGCTCACTAGGTACTCAGGGAGTTGCTAAAGAAAAAGGAGCCAATATGTTTGGTTATGGCGCCTTTGACTTCAACCCAAACAATGCCAAAAAATACAGCGATGAGGTTGCTATTCGTCACATGGTAGAAGACACCATCATTGCCAACAAAAACCAAACCTTTGAAAGACAAGACCTCAAAGCAAAAAAATGGTCACTAGGCCAGTTGGATACCTTGATTGATGGTGGGGTTTACTTTACAGATACAAGTGGCAGTGGGCAAAGACGAGCAGATATCATGACCAAACTAGACCAATGGATAGATGATCATGGAAGCACACCTGAGATTCCAGAACATCTCAAGATAACTTCCGGGACACAATTTAGCGAAGTGCCCGTAGGTTATAAAAGAAGTCAGCCACAAAACGTTTTGACCTACAAGTCAGAGACCTACAGCTTTGGCCAATGCACTTGGTACGCCTATAATCGTGTCAAAGAGCTAGGTTATCAAGTCGACAGGTACATGGGTAACGGTGGCGACTGGCAGCGCAAGCCAGGTTTTGTGACCACCCATAAACCTAAAGTGGGCTATGTCGTCTCATTTGCACCAGGCCAAGCAGGAGCAGATGCAACCTATGGTCACGTTGCTGTTGTAGAGCAAATCAAAGAAGATGGTTCTATCTTAATTTCAGAGTCAAATGTTATGGGACTAGGCACCATTTCCTATCGGACGTTCACAGCTGAGCAGGCTAGTTTGTTGACCTATGTCGTAGGGGACAAACTCCCAAGACCATAA
- a CDS encoding sensor histidine kinase, translating into MRLIKKTFLVINGLIIVVVTSILLVLYFAMPIYYTKVKDKEVKCEFDQTSKQIKGKTVTEIRDILTKKINKDNIWYSLVDSDNQLLYPSLQLLDGVSESKDSQNVNIVTTFDNSYSNVKVMSQKVTLRDGKKMTLLGQSSLQPVTDASKVLLDLYPSLLIFSVTVGSIVAYLYSRTSSRRILSMSQTAKKMVNLEPNLTCTIHGKDEIAMLASDINRLYASLSTSIKSLQKEYEKASDSEREKSEFLRMTSHELKTPITSIIGMIDGMLYNVGDFADRDKYLRKCRDVLEGQAQLVQSILSLSKIETLASQNQELFSLKSSLEEEMEVFLVLSELKHLKVTINLEEQFVKANKVYLLKAIKNIIDNAFHYTKSGGQVMIQLKDNQLVIKNEAETLLTQQQMKQLFQPFYRPDYSRNRKDGGTGLGLFITHQILDQHHLAYRFVVLDQRWMVFTIDFPSHHDD; encoded by the coding sequence GTGAGACTAATCAAAAAAACCTTTTTGGTCATCAATGGCTTAATTATTGTAGTGGTTACCTCTATTTTGTTAGTGCTTTATTTTGCAATGCCAATTTATTACACCAAAGTCAAAGACAAAGAAGTTAAGTGTGAATTTGACCAAACAAGCAAGCAAATCAAAGGCAAAACGGTAACCGAGATTAGAGATATCCTAACAAAAAAAATCAACAAAGATAATATTTGGTACAGCTTAGTAGACAGTGATAACCAACTGCTCTATCCTTCCTTGCAGCTCCTAGACGGCGTCAGTGAAAGCAAAGACAGTCAAAATGTTAATATCGTCACCACCTTTGACAACTCTTATTCTAATGTTAAGGTGATGAGTCAAAAAGTAACCCTACGCGATGGAAAAAAAATGACATTGCTTGGGCAATCTTCACTTCAACCCGTAACAGATGCTAGCAAAGTTCTCCTTGACCTCTACCCGTCACTATTGATTTTTTCAGTGACCGTAGGGAGTATTGTCGCCTACTTATATAGTAGGACTTCTAGCCGGCGTATCCTTAGCATGTCACAAACCGCCAAAAAAATGGTCAACCTAGAACCAAACTTAACGTGTACCATTCACGGCAAAGATGAAATAGCAATGTTGGCTAGTGATATTAACCGTTTGTATGCGAGTCTTTCAACGAGCATCAAATCCTTGCAAAAAGAGTATGAAAAAGCTTCTGATTCAGAAAGAGAGAAATCTGAGTTTTTACGCATGACATCGCACGAGCTAAAGACACCAATCACTAGTATTATCGGAATGATTGATGGAATGCTCTATAATGTTGGTGACTTTGCAGATCGTGACAAATATTTGCGAAAGTGCCGAGACGTCCTTGAAGGGCAAGCCCAACTGGTTCAATCCATTTTATCTTTATCTAAGATTGAAACCCTAGCTTCTCAAAATCAAGAACTGTTTTCACTAAAAAGCAGCCTAGAAGAAGAAATGGAAGTCTTTCTCGTCTTATCAGAACTAAAACACCTCAAAGTGACTATCAATCTCGAAGAACAATTCGTCAAAGCCAATAAAGTATATCTACTAAAGGCGATTAAAAATATTATTGACAATGCCTTTCACTATACCAAATCAGGCGGCCAAGTGATGATTCAACTAAAAGACAACCAACTAGTGATTAAAAATGAAGCAGAGACATTATTGACACAACAGCAGATGAAACAGTTATTCCAACCGTTTTATCGACCAGATTATAGTCGTAACAGGAAAGACGGTGGTACAGGATTGGGGCTGTTTATCACCCACCAGATTCTTGATCAGCATCATCTGGCTTATCGCTTTGTTGTTCTTGATCAAAGATGGATGGTATTTACGATTGATTTTCCATCCCATCATGACGATTGA
- a CDS encoding response regulator transcription factor yields MFKILVVEDDDTISQVICEFLKANNYDPDCVFDGQAALDKWQTTSYDLIILDIMLPSLSGLEVLKTIRKTSDVPIIMLTALDDEYTQLVSFNHLISDYVTKPFSPLILIKRIENVLRVSTPDEKRQIGDLLVDETEHSVYWQGTLVKLTKKEYDIIDYLAKRHQKIVTRDQLMDDIWGYSELDTRVLDNHIKNLRKKMTGIPLKTITGMGYLLGERE; encoded by the coding sequence ATGTTTAAAATATTAGTAGTTGAAGATGATGATACCATCAGTCAAGTGATTTGTGAGTTTTTAAAAGCGAATAACTATGATCCAGATTGTGTATTTGATGGCCAAGCTGCCTTAGACAAGTGGCAGACAACGTCTTATGATCTGATTATTTTAGACATCATGCTCCCTTCCTTAAGTGGCTTAGAAGTGCTAAAAACAATTCGAAAGACATCAGATGTCCCTATTATTATGCTAACGGCATTAGATGACGAGTACACACAGCTTGTAAGCTTCAACCATTTGATTAGTGATTATGTGACCAAACCATTTTCACCACTCATTTTAATCAAACGTATCGAAAATGTATTACGCGTCTCTACTCCAGATGAAAAGCGCCAAATCGGAGACTTACTTGTTGATGAGACCGAACATAGCGTCTATTGGCAAGGAACATTGGTCAAACTAACCAAAAAAGAATATGACATTATTGATTATTTAGCAAAACGTCACCAAAAAATTGTCACCAGAGACCAATTGATGGATGACATATGGGGCTATTCTGAACTGGACACGCGTGTCCTTGACAACCACATCAAGAACCTTCGTAAAAAAATGACGGGTATTCCCCTCAAGACAATTACAGGCATGGGCTATTTATTGGGAGAGCGTGAGTGA